A stretch of the Candidatus Methylopumilus planktonicus genome encodes the following:
- the rnr gene encoding ribonuclease R, giving the protein MSKKNKSIRQDDPQKEREAMFYEKPLPSRELILKIMADQGVPLSILRLTELLEIADDESEAFNKRIRAMERQGQIMRNRKDDFCISEKLNLIAGRIQGHADGFGFLIPDQGGDDIFLSSREMMQVLHNDRVMVQTVGQDRKGRPEGKVIEILERKNETLVGRVVQGQGVTIVAAEDKRINQDFLIPYHLDMGAKPGQIVVIEITAQPSFKSRPMGKVVQILGNYADSGMEIEIALRKHQLPYSFSEDTIRIAESFSKKVSENDFKGRIDLRDLPLITIDGETARDFDDAVYAESIDKNWRLIVAIADVSFYVQPDNTLDKEAFDRGNSVYFPRRVIPMLPEALSNGLCSLNPHVDRLCMVCDMIIDDHGKVISYKFYPSVMESKARMTYTDVSALLKETSPELTEKYKSIIPHIKNLESVYRILTKQRHIRGAIEFDSSETIMIFNDQGKIDRIEPVIRNEAHRLIEECMLAANVCAANFLIEHEHPALYRTHEGPTEERLENLQIFLAEFGFMLTGGSKPSIKDYAALIEKIKGRPDEHLLQTVLLRSMQQAVYSPDNNGHFGLAYEAYAHFTSPIRRYPDLLIHRAIKATLQKKTMPASNWHVFGQHCSMTERRADDATRDVSSWLKCYYMQDKIGEIYEGTVAGVTSFGLFVSIDGIYIEGLLHVTELGNDYFTYDKARHAMVGERSHVVYRLGDRLKVKLVRVDLELSKIDFSLESHQEVQKPPLKDRKPKNFFKEKAAHKKKAHPAKHKSGSKLSGQPRSKKKKTRAK; this is encoded by the coding sequence ATGAGTAAAAAAAATAAATCTATAAGACAAGACGACCCTCAAAAAGAACGCGAGGCTATGTTTTATGAAAAACCCCTTCCAAGTCGAGAATTAATCTTAAAGATCATGGCTGATCAGGGTGTTCCTCTTTCAATTTTAAGGCTTACTGAGTTGCTTGAAATTGCTGATGATGAATCTGAAGCATTTAATAAACGTATTCGAGCAATGGAGAGACAAGGTCAGATTATGCGTAATCGTAAAGATGATTTTTGCATTTCCGAAAAATTAAATCTTATTGCAGGGCGCATACAAGGCCACGCCGATGGATTTGGCTTTCTTATTCCAGATCAAGGAGGAGATGATATTTTCTTGTCTTCTAGGGAGATGATGCAGGTCCTTCATAATGATCGTGTCATGGTTCAGACTGTAGGGCAAGATAGGAAAGGCCGACCTGAAGGTAAGGTGATCGAGATTCTTGAAAGAAAGAATGAAACGTTAGTGGGTAGGGTAGTTCAAGGGCAGGGCGTTACGATCGTTGCAGCTGAAGATAAGAGAATTAATCAAGACTTTCTCATTCCATATCACCTTGATATGGGCGCTAAACCTGGTCAAATAGTTGTCATTGAAATTACTGCTCAACCTTCATTCAAATCAAGACCTATGGGCAAGGTAGTTCAAATTCTTGGTAATTATGCAGACAGCGGTATGGAAATTGAGATTGCCTTAAGAAAACATCAACTTCCTTACAGTTTCTCAGAAGATACAATTCGCATTGCAGAGTCTTTTTCTAAAAAAGTATCAGAAAATGATTTTAAGGGAAGAATCGATTTGCGTGATTTACCTCTTATTACTATTGATGGAGAAACTGCAAGGGATTTTGATGATGCAGTCTATGCGGAAAGTATTGATAAAAATTGGCGTTTAATTGTAGCTATTGCTGATGTAAGTTTTTATGTGCAACCCGATAATACTTTAGACAAAGAAGCTTTTGATAGAGGCAATTCAGTTTATTTTCCAAGAAGAGTGATTCCAATGTTGCCTGAGGCTTTATCAAACGGCCTATGCTCACTTAATCCGCACGTCGATCGATTATGTATGGTTTGTGACATGATCATTGATGACCATGGAAAAGTTATTTCTTATAAATTTTATCCGTCGGTTATGGAGTCAAAAGCTCGTATGACTTATACGGATGTAAGCGCATTATTGAAAGAGACATCACCTGAGCTGACAGAAAAATATAAATCTATCATTCCACACATTAAAAATCTTGAGTCGGTATATAGAATACTTACCAAACAAAGGCATATAAGAGGCGCCATTGAATTTGACTCCTCTGAAACCATTATGATTTTTAATGACCAAGGAAAAATTGATCGTATTGAGCCTGTGATTCGAAATGAAGCACATCGTCTTATTGAGGAGTGCATGTTAGCTGCTAATGTATGTGCAGCTAATTTCTTGATTGAACATGAACATCCAGCGCTTTATAGAACTCACGAAGGCCCAACCGAAGAGCGCTTAGAAAATTTACAAATATTTTTGGCTGAATTTGGATTTATGTTAACTGGTGGTAGTAAGCCATCAATTAAAGATTATGCTGCGTTAATTGAAAAAATTAAAGGCCGGCCAGACGAACATTTATTACAAACAGTTTTATTAAGGTCGATGCAACAGGCTGTATATAGCCCAGATAATAATGGCCACTTTGGTTTAGCTTATGAAGCCTATGCACATTTTACTTCTCCGATACGCCGATACCCTGACCTTTTAATTCATCGTGCCATTAAAGCTACTTTACAAAAGAAGACAATGCCTGCTTCAAATTGGCATGTTTTTGGCCAACATTGTTCAATGACAGAAAGAAGAGCTGATGATGCTACGCGAGATGTTTCATCATGGCTTAAGTGTTATTACATGCAAGATAAAATTGGAGAGATATACGAAGGCACTGTTGCAGGTGTAACAAGTTTTGGTTTATTTGTGTCTATTGATGGTATTTATATTGAAGGTTTGTTGCATGTCACAGAATTAGGTAACGATTATTTTACTTATGACAAAGCAAGGCATGCCATGGTCGGAGAAAGATCGCATGTCGTTTATCGCTTGGGAGATCGATTAAAAGTAAAATTAGTGCGCGTCGATTTGGAACTTAGCAAAATTGACTTTAGCCTTGAAAGTCATCAAGAAGTTCAAAAGCCCCCATTAAAAGATAGAAAACCGAAAAATTTCTTTAAAGAGAAAGCCGCGCATAAAAAGAAAGCTCATCCTGCCAAGCATAAAAGTGGCTCAAAGTTATCTGGACAACCGAGAAGTAAGAAGAAGAAGACAAGAGCAAAATAA
- the rlmB gene encoding 23S rRNA (guanosine(2251)-2'-O)-methyltransferase RlmB: protein MSQSQIIFGFHPIISQLRQSSRSIQEIYLDSDRNDPRAKEIVELAKDNNIRILMVDRARLDGIASQAKHQGVVAKIIPLVIPYKTVEDILESDLKEPPFFLILDGVEDPHNLGACLRVADGMGVHAVIAPKDRAVGLNATVRKVASGAAESVPFIVVTNLARTIRQLKEQGVLVVGTAEDGAESLYQSTLSGPIAVVLGSEGSGLRRLTRDVCDLLIKIPMLGAVESLNVSVASGIVLSEIRRQRFKS, encoded by the coding sequence ATGTCTCAAAGTCAGATTATTTTTGGTTTTCATCCTATTATCAGTCAATTAAGGCAGTCTTCAAGAAGCATACAAGAGATTTATTTGGACAGTGATCGTAATGATCCAAGAGCTAAAGAAATTGTTGAGTTGGCTAAAGACAATAATATTCGAATACTCATGGTTGATCGTGCAAGATTAGATGGCATTGCATCGCAAGCAAAACATCAGGGTGTAGTAGCTAAAATTATCCCTTTAGTAATTCCTTATAAGACGGTTGAGGATATTCTAGAGAGCGATCTTAAAGAACCCCCATTTTTCCTAATATTAGATGGCGTAGAAGACCCTCATAATTTAGGCGCATGTTTGCGTGTTGCAGATGGTATGGGCGTACATGCTGTGATAGCCCCTAAAGATCGAGCAGTGGGATTAAATGCGACTGTGAGAAAGGTCGCTTCAGGCGCAGCTGAATCAGTACCCTTCATTGTGGTCACCAATTTAGCGAGAACCATACGTCAACTCAAAGAGCAAGGTGTGCTTGTGGTTGGAACCGCGGAAGATGGCGCTGAATCACTTTATCAATCAACTTTAAGCGGCCCCATTGCTGTCGTTTTAGGCTCAGAAGGAAGTGGCTTAAGGAGACTCACTCGTGATGTGTGTGACTTATTAATTAAAATACCTATGCTAGGCGCTGTGGAAAGTCTAAATGTGAGTGTTGCTAGCGGGATTGTATTGTCAGAAATTAGACGACAACGTTTTAAATCTTAA
- the mqo gene encoding malate dehydrogenase (quinone) gives MNIKKDVVCIGGGIMSVTLARLLQELDPDLDITIYEKLSSCALESSQSINNAGTGHAGFCELNYTPMNRQQLVSVDRALKINSEFEVSLQFWSFLTKKYKSFKPKSFITQVPHISLVKGDKNISFLKKRYEVLSKTLPFKGMQFSRSKETIKEWAPLIAEDLKDNIAMTRVKYGSDVDFESLSHQMLKILSLNKKFSIHVNHEIKSISQTDNKTWDIKIYCVKSKKIISVNAKFIFLGAGGSTIHLLQKSNIKNQIGYAGFPINGEWLICKKSSITKKHFSKVYGLAGPRAPPMSAPHLDLRIINGKRQLMFGPFASFTFKFLKTGSYLDLFKSIRIQNILPMLHVFICNLNLLIYLIKESASSYKDKMNALKEFYPLANEKDWKLASAGKRVQIIKPYKKIGGKLEFGTEVVWSDDLSLAALLGASPGASTSVFSMLNVIEKSFKGRINSKVWKNKIEKMVPSYNQDLSKQPSLFNKTRRSTYKTLGFKI, from the coding sequence GTGAACATTAAAAAAGATGTAGTTTGTATTGGTGGCGGGATCATGAGCGTCACATTAGCCAGATTACTTCAAGAGTTAGATCCTGATTTAGATATTACCATTTACGAGAAGCTTTCTTCTTGCGCCCTTGAAAGCTCACAATCAATCAATAATGCTGGAACTGGTCATGCTGGCTTCTGTGAATTAAATTACACACCCATGAATAGGCAGCAACTTGTAAGTGTAGACAGAGCATTAAAGATAAATAGTGAATTTGAAGTCTCACTTCAGTTTTGGAGTTTTTTAACCAAAAAATATAAAAGCTTTAAGCCCAAATCCTTTATTACCCAGGTTCCTCACATAAGCCTTGTCAAAGGAGATAAAAATATATCTTTTTTAAAGAAAAGGTATGAGGTTTTAAGTAAAACTCTTCCATTCAAGGGAATGCAATTCTCTCGCAGTAAAGAAACCATTAAAGAGTGGGCGCCACTTATTGCTGAAGACTTAAAAGATAATATCGCAATGACAAGAGTTAAGTATGGAAGTGATGTAGATTTTGAATCACTGAGTCATCAAATGTTAAAGATTTTATCTTTAAATAAAAAATTCTCCATTCATGTAAATCACGAAATTAAATCAATATCACAGACAGATAATAAAACTTGGGATATAAAAATTTACTGTGTGAAGAGTAAAAAAATAATTTCAGTAAATGCAAAATTTATTTTTCTTGGGGCTGGTGGATCAACTATTCATTTACTCCAAAAAAGTAATATTAAAAATCAAATTGGCTATGCAGGCTTTCCCATCAATGGTGAATGGTTGATATGCAAGAAATCATCTATTACAAAAAAACACTTTTCTAAGGTTTATGGCTTAGCAGGCCCTAGGGCACCTCCAATGTCAGCGCCTCATTTAGACTTAAGGATTATTAATGGTAAAAGACAGCTTATGTTTGGTCCATTCGCAAGCTTCACATTTAAATTTTTGAAGACGGGCTCGTATTTGGATTTATTTAAATCAATTCGTATCCAAAATATTTTGCCAATGTTACATGTATTTATTTGCAATCTAAATCTTCTAATTTATCTAATTAAAGAGTCTGCTAGTTCATACAAAGATAAAATGAATGCATTGAAAGAGTTTTATCCTTTAGCTAACGAAAAAGATTGGAAGCTTGCATCAGCTGGAAAGAGGGTTCAGATCATCAAGCCTTATAAAAAAATTGGTGGCAAATTAGAATTTGGAACAGAAGTAGTTTGGTCAGACGACTTATCTCTAGCCGCGCTTTTAGGCGCCTCTCCTGGAGCCTCAACATCTGTTTTTTCAATGTTAAATGTGATTGAAAAAAGCTTTAAGGGAAGAATAAACTCTAAAGTTTGGAAGAATAAAATTGAAAAGATGGTGCCATCATACAATCAAGATTTAAGTAAGCAGCCATCTTTGTTCAATAAAACTCGACGATCTACTTACAAAACACTTGGATTTAAGATTTAA
- a CDS encoding glycosyltransferase family 2 protein, which translates to MPKLSVIIITKNESQNIADCIKSANFASEVIVLDSGSSDNTVSLAKKLGAKVFNKPWKGYGQQKNMAIQLTKHEWIFSLDADERITPALKQEILKVINRSDFNVYDVPRRSLFVSRFIKYSGWQPDRTKRLFKKDSAKFSEHHVHEHLESKYEIGHLLQPLIHYSYRDFEMVLKKINVYSSLGAKDLKSKGKKGSLKKAILHALWAFIRTYIVRLGFLDGREGLMLAISVAEGTYYRYIKLIYLK; encoded by the coding sequence ATGCCTAAACTTTCCGTCATCATCATTACAAAGAATGAATCTCAAAATATTGCTGATTGCATTAAAAGTGCAAATTTCGCTAGTGAAGTTATTGTTCTAGATTCAGGCAGTTCCGATAACACTGTTTCTCTTGCTAAGAAATTAGGGGCTAAAGTTTTTAATAAGCCATGGAAAGGCTATGGTCAGCAAAAAAATATGGCCATTCAATTAACCAAGCACGAATGGATATTTTCTTTAGATGCTGATGAAAGAATTACACCTGCACTTAAACAAGAAATTTTAAAAGTAATTAATCGTTCAGACTTCAATGTTTATGATGTTCCTAGACGATCCTTATTTGTTTCTAGATTTATAAAATACTCAGGGTGGCAGCCAGATAGGACAAAGAGACTATTTAAAAAAGATAGTGCTAAATTTTCGGAACATCATGTGCATGAACATCTTGAGAGTAAATATGAAATCGGCCATTTATTGCAGCCCTTAATTCATTATTCATATAGAGATTTTGAGATGGTATTGAAAAAGATTAATGTCTATTCAAGCTTGGGCGCTAAAGATCTTAAAAGTAAAGGCAAAAAAGGTAGTCTTAAAAAAGCAATTCTTCATGCTTTATGGGCTTTTATTCGAACTTATATTGTAAGGCTTGGTTTTCTAGATGGTCGCGAGGGCTTAATGCTTGCAATCTCTGTTGCAGAAGGTACTTATTATCGTTATATCAAACTTATCTATTTAAAATAA
- a CDS encoding pyridoxal phosphate-dependent aminotransferase: MSSIKLSECVRRIKESPTLAITAKAARYKSEGKDIIGLAAGEPDFDTPQHIKDAAKKAIDNGFTKYTPVSGIPSLKKAIVEKFKRDNNLDYALSEVIVGVGGKQCIFNFCLAVLNSGDEVIIPAPYWVSYADIALVSDAKPIIVECGIEQKFKMTASQLEKAITSKTKLLILNSPSNPTGAVYSKEELTSLADILVKHPHILIGTDDMYEHVKLKDMPFYNILNVNPALKDRCVIMNGVSKAYSMTGWRIGYAAGPSYIIKAMEILQSQSTSNPTSISQVAAEAALSGDQACMDPMIKAFRERHAYVVKSFNEIPGLSCIEAEGAFYAFPDARKAIEYLFNQKVLKEKTDHALADYLLEKEGVAVVPGSAFGSDGYFRISFATSMENLIEAMKRIKRALSV, translated from the coding sequence TTGTCATCCATAAAATTATCTGAATGTGTCAGACGTATCAAAGAATCTCCAACGCTTGCTATTACGGCAAAAGCTGCCCGCTATAAATCAGAAGGCAAGGATATTATTGGACTTGCAGCTGGCGAACCTGATTTTGATACACCCCAACATATTAAAGACGCTGCAAAAAAAGCAATCGACAATGGTTTCACTAAATACACACCAGTTTCAGGTATTCCTTCTTTAAAAAAAGCAATTGTTGAAAAGTTTAAGCGCGACAACAATCTCGACTACGCTCTTAGCGAAGTTATCGTTGGTGTAGGCGGGAAACAATGTATTTTTAATTTTTGTCTTGCAGTTTTAAACTCAGGTGATGAAGTTATTATTCCAGCACCCTACTGGGTATCTTATGCAGATATAGCTTTAGTTTCTGATGCTAAACCGATCATTGTTGAGTGTGGCATTGAACAAAAATTTAAAATGACCGCATCACAACTTGAAAAAGCAATTACATCCAAAACAAAACTGTTGATCTTAAATTCACCCTCAAATCCAACAGGTGCTGTTTATTCAAAAGAAGAACTGACATCGCTTGCAGACATTCTTGTTAAACACCCTCATATTTTAATTGGCACTGATGATATGTACGAGCATGTTAAATTAAAAGATATGCCCTTTTATAATATTCTAAATGTAAACCCAGCATTAAAAGATCGCTGTGTGATTATGAATGGTGTATCTAAAGCATATTCAATGACAGGGTGGCGCATAGGTTATGCAGCGGGACCGAGTTACATTATTAAAGCCATGGAAATACTTCAATCACAATCGACATCCAATCCTACCTCCATTTCCCAGGTCGCTGCCGAAGCTGCGCTTTCAGGAGACCAGGCATGTATGGATCCTATGATTAAAGCCTTTAGAGAAAGACATGCTTATGTCGTAAAAAGCTTTAATGAAATCCCTGGTTTGTCTTGTATCGAAGCAGAGGGAGCATTCTATGCTTTTCCTGACGCACGAAAAGCCATCGAATATTTATTCAATCAAAAGGTTTTGAAAGAAAAAACAGATCATGCTTTGGCTGATTACTTGCTTGAAAAAGAAGGCGTTGCAGTAGTGCCTGGATCTGCATTTGGTTCGGATGGTTATTTCAGAATTTCATTTGCAACTTCTATGGAAAATCTCATAGAGGCAATGAAACGCATCAAACGCGCGCTCTCTGTTTAA
- a CDS encoding trypsin-like peptidase domain-containing protein has translation MSSFFSVVMIRGYNDAGGLAYGSGVVVGDNQVITNCHVLRKTKQPWVSQGEETYSATSVKVDHWHDLCLVTTFGMATKPALIGKSTDLKKGQGVIAIGHSSGAPVALTSAGVVKSTYDLDQGKVILSTAQFRMGASGSGLFDTAGRLVGINTFKTSGKNSFYYALPIEWLNALKNKPIETTFPVVGKALWEEEENKKPLFLQIAIPTIKEDWKKLLNISLEWTKKENNNAEAWFELGLANEHLNDLSAAETAYRRSVLLDDQNTDALLRLGFIAKSKDDKKEIKVIQEKISKINPELLEDYYKLVGCSVTCE, from the coding sequence ATGAGTTCATTTTTTAGCGTTGTCATGATTAGGGGTTATAACGATGCAGGCGGTCTTGCTTATGGGTCCGGTGTTGTAGTGGGTGATAATCAAGTAATAACTAATTGTCATGTGCTAAGAAAAACAAAACAACCTTGGGTATCTCAAGGAGAAGAAACCTACTCAGCAACAAGTGTAAAAGTAGATCATTGGCATGATTTGTGTTTAGTCACAACTTTTGGTATGGCCACTAAACCAGCTTTAATAGGTAAAAGTACTGACCTGAAAAAAGGTCAAGGAGTTATCGCTATTGGGCACTCGAGTGGCGCTCCTGTGGCCTTAACTTCAGCAGGCGTTGTAAAATCGACCTACGATCTAGATCAAGGCAAAGTTATTCTAAGTACGGCCCAATTTAGAATGGGTGCTTCTGGAAGCGGCTTATTTGATACAGCAGGAAGGCTTGTCGGTATTAACACCTTTAAAACCTCCGGAAAAAATTCTTTTTACTATGCCCTCCCCATTGAATGGCTAAATGCGCTCAAAAATAAACCCATTGAAACTACCTTTCCAGTTGTCGGTAAAGCCCTCTGGGAAGAGGAAGAGAATAAAAAACCACTCTTCCTTCAAATAGCAATTCCAACTATCAAAGAAGACTGGAAAAAACTATTAAATATATCTTTAGAGTGGACAAAAAAAGAAAATAATAATGCCGAAGCCTGGTTCGAGCTTGGTTTGGCAAATGAGCATCTTAATGACTTAAGTGCAGCTGAAACAGCATATCGCCGATCAGTTTTGTTAGATGACCAAAATACAGATGCACTTTTGAGGTTGGGTTTTATTGCCAAATCTAAAGACGACAAGAAGGAAATTAAGGTGATTCAAGAAAAAATTTCTAAAATTAATCCTGAGCTACTTGAGGACTATTACAAGCTCGTTGGGTGCTCTGTGACTTGCGAATAG